The Argopecten irradians isolate NY unplaced genomic scaffold, Ai_NY scaffold_1037, whole genome shotgun sequence region AGACCAGAGTGCGCATAATTCTTGACTATGTTTACGATGTGCCTAATCTTCGCACCTGGGTAGGATTATACTTGGACATTAGGATccggaagggaggtaactcgagAGAGGTTAGAGGCTCCTAACACCAAAATCGGCTTGTTAATTGGCGGGAGTTGCCATTCCGATTAGTTAGGGGTGTTAGGGTGGCAATTATTAGAGGGTGATTTAGTGACCGCCTCCGCATAGCTGGGAGGTGACCGGGGAAGGTTAGCAGTGCGGGTTTTGTTAGGGGTTCGAAGAGGTTTAACGCTAAGGCCCCTGCGAGACTTGCGGGGCGTGTTATTTGGTGAAGGAGAAGAAGAGTCCTGTTTACGCTTAGGCGTACTTGGGGTGGGAGGAGAAAGGGAGGTAAAGCGGTCACCTGTGGTGATGTTAGTGTTGTTAGGTTGGCAACAGGAAGCCCGGGTAAGGCGGCGAT contains the following coding sequences:
- the LOC138313900 gene encoding uncharacterized protein yields the protein MDPLPSVGLKTRMRFAMSGGGLNLRAAIASIPVNDSRPTRIPSPPSYPSPAPTSPPPSRSNPNPTDTFQTPNRRLTRASCCQPNNTNITTGDRFTSLSPPTPSTPKRKQDSSSPSPNNTPRKSRRGLSVKPLRTPNKTRTANLPRSPPSYAEAVTKSPSNNCHPNTPN